In Janthinobacterium rivuli, a single genomic region encodes these proteins:
- a CDS encoding NAD(P)H-dependent oxidoreductase has product MTTTTPKRILILLGHPSSDSFCAALADAYAATARSAGHTVRELRLGQLDFDQNLHEGYRQVQPLEADLLAAQEAISWAEHLVFAYPIWWGGAPALLKGFVDRIFLPGFAFKYRPGKAFPAQLLKGRTAQLLVAMDTPPWYFRWVYHMPGIHQLRKTTLEFCGVKPVKVASFGPMIDSTAAQRARWLEQAQALARRL; this is encoded by the coding sequence AGCGACAGCTTTTGCGCCGCCCTGGCCGATGCCTATGCCGCCACGGCCCGCAGCGCAGGCCACACGGTGCGTGAGCTGCGCCTGGGCCAGCTGGACTTCGACCAGAACTTGCATGAAGGCTACCGCCAGGTGCAGCCGCTGGAAGCGGACTTGCTGGCCGCGCAGGAAGCCATCAGCTGGGCCGAACACCTGGTCTTCGCCTACCCGATCTGGTGGGGCGGCGCGCCGGCCCTGCTGAAAGGCTTCGTCGACCGCATCTTCCTGCCCGGCTTTGCCTTCAAGTATCGCCCGGGCAAGGCTTTCCCGGCGCAGCTGCTGAAAGGCCGCACGGCCCAGCTGCTGGTGGCGATGGATACGCCGCCCTGGTATTTCCGCTGGGTCTACCACATGCCCGGCATTCACCAGCTGCGCAAGACGACCCTGGAATTTTGCGGCGTCAAGCCCGTCAAGGTGGCCAGCTTTGGTCCCATGATCGATTCCACCGCAGCGCAGCGAGCGCGCTGGCTGGAACAGGCACAGGCGCTGGCCCGGCGCCTGTAA
- a CDS encoding SpoIIE family protein phosphatase, whose protein sequence is MHLPRYRTSVAADLCIPTESVQADASNFAVLELFTERRDMMSLPVTEQQKPIGLISRNIFMSQMSKPFYHEVYGKKSCIAFMDKEPLIVDGAMSIEDLTFRAVEAGEKALADGFIITADGALAGVGFGLQLMNVVATMQAEKNRQIMHSIDYASVIQRALLRTSDAELRATLPDAHLEWQPRDVVGGDFYFFERHAGGWFAAIADCTGHGVPGAFMTLIASSALSQALRELGPHDPAALIGAVSRSIKTLLGQDGASSGAATGHAGSNDGMDCAFLCYDTASASLRFAGAKLALHVVAPGEDSVRAIDGARMGVGYVDTPAGYCWHNETLAIPAGSLLFLTTDGLLDQIGGARDIAYGKRRMREQLLARRDAPAGDVAAALLQDSAAWQGAQPRRDDLTFFCFRL, encoded by the coding sequence TTGCATCTTCCCCGTTATCGCACGTCCGTGGCGGCTGACCTGTGCATCCCCACGGAATCCGTGCAGGCCGACGCCAGCAATTTCGCCGTGCTGGAACTGTTCACGGAACGGCGCGACATGATGAGCTTGCCAGTCACGGAGCAGCAGAAGCCCATCGGCTTGATCAGCCGCAACATCTTCATGTCGCAAATGTCCAAGCCCTTTTATCACGAGGTGTACGGCAAGAAGAGCTGCATCGCCTTCATGGACAAGGAGCCGCTGATCGTCGACGGCGCCATGAGCATCGAAGACCTCACCTTCCGCGCCGTGGAAGCGGGCGAGAAGGCGCTGGCCGATGGCTTCATCATCACCGCCGATGGCGCGCTGGCCGGCGTGGGCTTCGGCTTGCAGCTGATGAACGTGGTGGCCACCATGCAGGCTGAAAAGAACCGGCAGATCATGCACAGCATCGATTACGCCAGCGTGATCCAGCGCGCCCTGCTGCGCACCTCCGATGCGGAACTGCGCGCCACCCTGCCCGACGCCCACCTGGAATGGCAGCCGCGCGACGTCGTCGGCGGCGACTTCTACTTCTTCGAACGCCATGCGGGCGGCTGGTTCGCCGCCATCGCCGACTGCACCGGCCACGGCGTGCCGGGCGCCTTCATGACCCTGATCGCCTCGTCGGCCCTGAGCCAGGCCTTGCGCGAACTGGGACCGCACGATCCGGCCGCCCTGATCGGCGCCGTCAGCCGCTCCATCAAAACCCTGCTGGGCCAGGACGGCGCCAGCAGCGGCGCGGCCACCGGCCACGCCGGCTCGAACGACGGCATGGATTGCGCCTTCCTGTGCTACGACACGGCCAGCGCCAGCCTGCGTTTCGCAGGGGCGAAACTGGCGCTGCACGTGGTCGCGCCGGGCGAGGACAGCGTGCGCGCCATCGACGGCGCGCGCATGGGCGTGGGCTATGTCGACACGCCGGCTGGCTACTGCTGGCACAACGAGACGCTGGCCATTCCCGCCGGCAGCCTGCTGTTCCTCACCACCGACGGCTTGCTCGACCAGATCGGCGGCGCGCGCGACATCGCCTACGGCAAGCGCCGCATGCGCGAGCAGCTGCTGGCGCGGCGCGACGCTCCCGCCGGCGACGTGGCGGCGGCCCTGCTGCAGGACAGCGCCGCGTGGCAGGGAGCGCAGCCGCGCCGCGACGACCTGACCTTTTTCTGTTTCCGCCTGTAG